A window from Actinomycetes bacterium encodes these proteins:
- a CDS encoding MaoC family dehydratase yields the protein MSEAAATALAKIQERVGTEEGVGEWFEITQDMINQFADLTEDHQFIHVDEEGAKSVGFPTTIAHGFLTLSMLTHGAASIPQDPELFRGIAMGMNYGFDKVRFVNPVPNGSRLRCRSVLSAAEPKGDNAIHLTRTYTMEIEGADKPALVADWIVRLQFA from the coding sequence GTGTCCGAGGCAGCAGCAACAGCGTTGGCGAAGATCCAGGAGCGGGTCGGCACCGAAGAGGGCGTCGGCGAGTGGTTCGAGATCACCCAGGACATGATCAACCAATTCGCGGACCTCACCGAGGACCACCAGTTCATCCACGTTGATGAGGAGGGCGCGAAGTCGGTCGGCTTCCCGACCACGATCGCCCATGGGTTCCTTACCCTTTCGATGCTCACGCACGGGGCGGCGTCGATTCCACAGGATCCGGAGCTGTTCCGTGGCATTGCCATGGGCATGAACTACGGCTTCGACAAGGTGCGGTTCGTCAACCCGGTCCCCAATGGTTCGCGCCTGCGCTGCCGGTCTGTCCTCTCAGCAGCTGAGCCCAAGGGAGACAACGCGATCCACCTCACCCGCACGTACACGATGGAGATCGAAGGCGCGGACAAGCCGGCCCTGGTGGCCGACTGGATCGTCCGCCTCCAGTTCGCCTGA
- a CDS encoding sulfatase-like hydrolase/transferase, with translation MADRPDVILIMSDEERAAPSYETDELREWRSATLPGERWFEDNGVSFRRHYTGSLACVPSRPTLFTGQYPDVHGVTQTDGLGKMADDTRMRWLREAEVPTLGNWFRAAGYDTHYDGKWHISHADLHDPETGDVLATNDDDGVIDLAAVQKYLDADPLGPFGFSGWVGPEPHGAPLANSGLRRDPLIADRVVAWLEDRYARRAAGDTEALRPFLLVASFVNPHDIVLFPGWQRSSPLEESPLDPPHVPPSPTDDEDLSSKPAAQIAYREAYYSGYGPAAVVKRMYTSNLQQYRDTYYRLHAEVDAPIDRVRRAVTDGVEAGASSDTVLVRTSDHGDLLGSHGGLHQKWYQLYDEATRVPFVIARVGESPTEGRVVEAPSSHVDLVPTLLSAAGVDVDATAAELAGDFTEVHPLPGRDLMGTVDGGDPDESRAVYLTTRDNMLEGDRGASAIARQLGRADNPPALMRIQVPAHVATNFEGVVARVDDADAPGGAGHLWKVVRTFDDPNTWTEPGVRQLAADGPGGVSWRTDVLDDQWEFYDLTADPIEAHNRLDDPGLLEVRDHLKRLLKEERAECVPERNNPWPYAVSKAHSAPDAESPLPPARVLRRGLQRLGLHPDDVDSANAPELPGRRALVVATNHGVLDVGKPTGVFASEMTAPYYVFLDAGMDVDVASPRGGAIPVDPQSLKPVLRSEHDDRFLADDTLRDKVNDSLAVGELDMADYDIVYLAGGWGAAWDFGTSEELAAQLTEANGLGKAIGGVCHGPLGLRNATAPDGSPLVEGRRISAVTDKQVRELGIESTPQHPETELRRMGARFESTSKFRDFLANHWVVDGNLVTGQNQNAGPMVARELLGVVARSEEADSDG, from the coding sequence ACCCTCCTACGAGACCGACGAGCTGCGCGAGTGGCGCTCGGCCACGCTGCCGGGCGAGCGGTGGTTCGAGGACAACGGCGTCAGCTTCCGTCGTCACTACACGGGTTCCTTGGCGTGTGTGCCAAGCCGCCCCACCTTATTCACAGGCCAGTACCCCGACGTCCACGGTGTCACCCAGACCGATGGCCTCGGCAAGATGGCTGACGACACGAGGATGCGCTGGCTGCGAGAGGCAGAGGTGCCGACGCTCGGCAACTGGTTCCGCGCGGCCGGCTACGACACGCACTACGACGGCAAGTGGCACATCAGCCACGCCGACCTGCACGACCCCGAGACTGGTGACGTGCTGGCCACGAACGACGACGACGGCGTGATCGACCTTGCGGCGGTGCAGAAGTATCTCGACGCCGATCCGTTGGGGCCTTTCGGCTTCTCGGGCTGGGTCGGCCCGGAGCCGCACGGGGCGCCGCTGGCCAATAGCGGACTGCGACGCGACCCGCTCATCGCCGACCGCGTGGTTGCGTGGCTCGAGGACCGTTACGCGCGAAGGGCCGCGGGAGACACCGAGGCGCTTCGGCCGTTCCTGTTGGTGGCGAGCTTCGTCAACCCGCACGACATCGTGCTGTTCCCCGGCTGGCAGCGCTCGAGCCCGCTGGAGGAGTCACCGCTCGATCCGCCGCACGTGCCGCCGTCGCCCACTGACGACGAGGATCTCTCCAGCAAGCCCGCGGCACAGATCGCCTACCGCGAGGCCTACTACTCGGGGTATGGCCCTGCCGCTGTCGTGAAGCGCATGTACACCTCCAACCTCCAGCAGTACCGCGACACCTACTACCGGCTGCATGCAGAGGTGGATGCACCGATCGACCGTGTCCGGCGCGCTGTCACCGACGGGGTGGAAGCCGGCGCATCGTCGGACACGGTGCTGGTACGCACCTCCGACCACGGCGATCTGCTCGGCTCACACGGCGGACTGCACCAGAAGTGGTACCAGCTGTACGACGAGGCCACCCGGGTACCGTTCGTGATCGCCAGGGTTGGTGAGTCGCCCACCGAAGGCCGGGTGGTCGAGGCCCCCAGCTCGCACGTCGACCTCGTGCCCACGCTGCTGTCGGCAGCAGGGGTGGATGTGGACGCGACAGCGGCGGAGCTCGCAGGTGATTTCACCGAGGTGCACCCGCTGCCCGGTCGCGATCTCATGGGCACCGTTGATGGCGGGGATCCCGATGAGTCGCGCGCCGTATACCTCACGACGCGCGACAACATGCTCGAGGGCGACAGGGGAGCGTCCGCCATCGCGCGGCAGCTCGGTCGCGCCGACAACCCGCCCGCACTGATGCGGATACAGGTGCCCGCCCATGTGGCCACCAACTTCGAGGGTGTCGTGGCCCGGGTGGACGACGCCGATGCCCCCGGCGGTGCAGGACACCTGTGGAAGGTGGTGCGCACCTTCGATGATCCCAACACCTGGACCGAGCCGGGTGTGCGCCAGCTGGCCGCGGACGGGCCAGGTGGAGTGTCGTGGCGAACCGACGTGCTCGATGACCAGTGGGAGTTCTACGACCTCACGGCCGATCCGATCGAGGCGCACAACCGCCTCGATGACCCCGGCCTGCTCGAGGTGCGCGACCACCTGAAGCGGCTGCTCAAGGAAGAGCGCGCCGAATGCGTGCCGGAGCGCAACAACCCCTGGCCCTACGCGGTCAGCAAGGCCCACAGCGCCCCCGATGCCGAGTCGCCGCTCCCGCCGGCACGGGTGCTGCGCCGTGGGCTGCAGCGTCTCGGTCTGCATCCCGACGACGTTGACTCGGCCAACGCGCCGGAGCTGCCCGGTCGTCGGGCCCTGGTGGTCGCGACCAACCACGGAGTGCTCGACGTCGGCAAGCCGACCGGTGTGTTCGCCTCGGAGATGACGGCGCCCTACTACGTGTTCCTCGACGCCGGCATGGACGTCGACGTGGCGAGTCCGCGGGGTGGGGCAATCCCGGTGGACCCGCAGTCGCTCAAACCGGTGCTGCGCAGCGAGCATGACGACAGGTTCCTCGCAGACGACACGCTCCGGGACAAGGTCAACGATTCGCTCGCCGTCGGTGAACTCGACATGGCCGACTACGACATCGTGTACCTGGCCGGCGGCTGGGGTGCAGCCTGGGACTTCGGCACATCGGAGGAGCTCGCAGCGCAGCTCACGGAGGCCAATGGGCTCGGCAAGGCGATCGGTGGCGTGTGCCATGGCCCGCTCGGACTCCGCAACGCGACAGCGCCGGATGGCTCGCCGCTCGTGGAGGGTCGCCGTATCAGCGCGGTGACCGACAAGCAGGTGCGCGAGCTCGGCATCGAGTCCACGCCACAGCACCCCGAGACGGAGCTGCGTCGGATGGGTGCGAGGTTCGAGTCGACCTCGAAGTTCCGGGACTTCCTCGCCAATCACTGGGTGGTCGACGGCAACCTGGTGACCGGCCAGAACCAGAACGCGGGTCCGATGGTCGCCCGCGAGCTGCTCGGGGTCGTCGCACGTTCCGAGGAAGCGGACTCCGACGGCTGA
- a CDS encoding SDR family oxidoreductase, whose translation MKDALGYEGSNVVVTGTASGMGAQVARILTELGARVTALDIKDTEVPVERQISIDLRDRAAIDEAAARIDGPIESLFSCAGLPGPPFSEIDTIVVNFVGARHLIESLVPKMANPSSIGVISSAGGIGWEQQLPTLMELLALNSFEEQREWLVAHEETWGYSGYLWSKYALDAWVGWRGADLIKKGIRLNATNPGPTETPMMPAFHDLAGKEIIEMAIGPIDRYSTAEEQAWPIVLLNSARMSYVSGTVLWTDGGFSGATATGKHSGIG comes from the coding sequence ATGAAGGACGCTTTGGGATACGAGGGCTCGAACGTGGTGGTCACCGGAACCGCCTCGGGCATGGGCGCGCAGGTTGCTCGGATCCTCACCGAGTTGGGCGCAAGGGTCACCGCGCTCGACATCAAGGACACCGAGGTCCCGGTCGAGCGCCAGATCAGCATCGACCTTCGCGACCGCGCCGCGATCGACGAGGCAGCAGCTCGGATCGACGGCCCGATCGAGTCGTTGTTCTCGTGTGCGGGACTGCCCGGCCCGCCGTTCAGCGAGATCGACACGATCGTGGTCAACTTCGTGGGCGCCCGGCACCTGATCGAGAGCCTGGTGCCGAAGATGGCCAACCCGAGTTCGATCGGCGTGATCTCCTCGGCGGGTGGCATCGGCTGGGAGCAGCAGCTCCCCACGCTCATGGAGCTACTTGCCCTGAACAGCTTCGAGGAGCAACGCGAGTGGCTGGTGGCCCACGAGGAGACATGGGGATACAGCGGCTACCTGTGGTCGAAGTACGCCCTCGATGCGTGGGTCGGCTGGCGCGGCGCCGACCTGATCAAAAAGGGCATCCGGCTCAACGCCACCAACCCGGGCCCGACCGAGACTCCGATGATGCCCGCCTTCCACGACCTGGCCGGCAAGGAAATCATCGAGATGGCGATCGGGCCGATCGACCGCTACTCCACCGCTGAGGAACAGGCATGGCCGATCGTGCTTCTCAACAGCGCGCGCATGAGCTACGTGTCGGGCACGGTCCTGTGGACCGACGGCGGGTTCTCCGGCGCCACGGCGACCGGCAAACACTCCGGAATCGGCTGA